The Cherax quadricarinatus isolate ZL_2023a chromosome 46, ASM3850222v1, whole genome shotgun sequence DNA segment ccagctctttgaggaactttagagcacacttgccccatgctccaagggtctccgaccctattggaatgaagttatagcaaggtggaaggtcttcatattttcggatcttctgggtctccctgtggctggcagctccacccccttccactatggagtatggcaagtaggtgtctaccaatgtggcagcacaggtgtagtcccaggcaatctgctttccatccttccagggtagcatagtggctgcatcaggacgcttttgacttccatcagacctctgtacttggggttcccgttgagctgggcaacgggctgtagcaaggcttctctttatgatgtcattgacctcctcatgtctggcatacttcccttctgctgtgtgacacacgagaccatgaagtctgaATTGATGAGCTGtcaccctgccgcaaatacacctatgttcggtgaggatgggggcggctaggcgaagagcaacaacaatccgaatggcctgtgggtcgagacgggtgcccagggatgaattgggaacagctaacaggaaatctcctgagtgtggtgccttcactgccaggagacgagctttgtcctttcctgaagcattggagagcattgtgttggtgattttttccatgatcggtttgtcccagtgggactgttttgtgctgtttgggaggagctggtctactggaggagtctgtaagggtgtcccaccgaatcgctgcttcagtaaacctggggtcttgagcttctaccacgtctctcaagcgttcgggaacaatcttcttgactaatgcactggaagccaaacacaaagacagaaaagcaggtaaagcaacatgcattgctttacgcacccctatacctcccagtcgcactgggagggttgcctgatcccattgctgatcctctagtgacaggttcagcgccttcttaaaagttgatctcaggtgtgcgtcatactcatcgagtgttgggttgtctaaagagggtgcacacctcaagaagtgagtgagtcttggcatagtaagacaccttgtgaggagatacagatcatcatgggcatcaagatcgcttattctctcctccattctcatcaggtcattcaatttgtccttgaggacagtgtcgatggcctggtgacccagcggtgcccccaaaaGGGTACTGTTAgacggagtggtagttgagacttccgggaggattctttgcacagcattgattatgtcctggttcgctgtgatgatttcacacttggagggattgaggatgagtcccaagtcttctccctgtgttttcaccagttgtatgtcccccaccagggactcttcagtacctgccagagtgccatcatccaggtaccagatattgagctcatatatatatatatatatatatatatatatatatatatatatatatatatatatatatatatatatattatgaatacGACGATTCCGTGTAGAAGGACTATAAATTATTTATAAAAAAACGTTTAGCTGGTGTAGTTTATTCGGTAATTCCTTCAAAGGAGGAGCATAAAAGCGTTAAATAGCTGTTGCTTATTCGGCAAagaataaaaaacaaaaaaaaacgcaTAATCCAGACCGAAATTGACAGCACTAACGTTAGTCTGGGTTGCTATGTCGCTAAGTAAACAGGGTCATGAGGGGGCTTGTAAAGCCCAGGGCTCGGGGTTAAATCGTCACTCCCTGCTGCATCGACACACTTCAGGCATATTACGTCTCCCAGTTGTGTTTCATTAGAGCTCTCTCTAAGCCGGGGGAACTAACTCACGCTTCACCCAACTCCATCCAAATGAAATTATTAAATAAACTCCGTGGTCGCGGGGTGAATAATGGGGGCGGGGAGTGGGGTtttgggtgggggatggtggcaggGGTGTTGAAGGTAGGGACATGGGACGCACGGTAGACCAGGAAGATTCTTGGGTGTTGTATATtaatttattaatacaaattacCAATTATTAGCAATTAAAAATGTGTAAAAGGAAAGAGACTGACCGAAATTGAGCAGAACTCTTGGGCAGCTCATCCCTTTATCTCTAAGTATCTTTGTAGATTTCTCACGTAAGGTGTGCAACAAATTTCTCTGTTAAACTAGGTCGTCTTCTAGCCTTAAAAAAACACCAAATTATAACTGACGACCAGGAAAAAAATGTAGTATATGGAACATGACGGCAGTACCTAATGCAAGTAAGAGGGATTTTTTTATGGCTTTATTTTGTCTTGAACTAATTATAATTTGAGTGGATAAGTAAAATCTTTAGTTGGAAGGAGTGTGGATATCTCCCAAGTATATGATGGCGTGATATATAATAGTAACAATGTATTTCTTGTTGCTCTTGTTTCATATTAGTTAATCCCTTATTTGTGTCCTCTATATTCACATATTAaaagtggtatatatatatatatatatatatatatatatacatatatatatacatatatatatatatatacatatatatatacatatatatatatatatatatatatatatatagatatatatagagatatatatatatatatatatatatatagagatatatatagacacatatatatatatatatatatacacatatatatatatatatatatatatatatatatatatatatattatatatatatatatatatatatatatatatatatatatatatatacacatatatatatatatatatatatatatatatatatatatatatatatatattatatgtatgtatgtcagcatagttgctgaatccccttacatgtgttgcatagattaactgagcattatagtatcatccatgtactttaaatagaagatcccttaggcctgtgactgtatgacgtcacgggatacagcttgagtgtgaggcgagctacctcggcctcagtcggtgTATAACATCCAGCTAGGCagtgacacggcaggctgggctccatctcccattatcacagtctgacaatatatatcgttaccatctaTACCGTATGTCTAGGATGATGAGAATATACACATGAGTGGAtagtttgcatttttttttatatggaagtttttttttttattgtggaaCGTGCTAAGAGTTAAAATGTTTAACAGCAATGTAACGACTGAAAATTGATCATATACATGGggaaaatgtgatagtaattttttattttaatttgtaAATATAGTTCGTCGGCGACTAAGCTGCTGTCGGAGCTGTTTAACTGTTCGCCAGAAAACAATCGTCTCAAGACACGGGTCGTCAGATCATTACCCCTGCACTGGTCAGCATCTGCTGGGCTATCGGAGTTAAAACTTGTTTGTTCTTGATCTGATTCCAAAAAATAATGAGTAGAAATAGGTTTTAAGTATATGAAAGGGGTATATCGTGGCTTGGTTATCAGTATAATTCATTAATTTTTGTCAGAAGGCAGCTTCGTCAATATTTGGTAATAACTCTAGTTAATTTAAACATTCTGATATCCTAGGACACTACTGTGGGGTGTATCTCCTCATTTTGATATAAAAGCGCCTGATATTTGTTTATGGTGTTAGCTTTTCTTCTTTACCTGATGTACCTGTAAACCAGCTAAAGACTTTGCTTAAATGGCCGAAGAATTCATTGATCAGGTCACTGTATGCCTTAGACAAGCTTCTGGTGCCTGCTTTTTTTCCcccaaagtgaaaaaaaaaatcgcctCTCTTCCATTTTATAACAAGGAAATATGCTACTTTTGGCTACTCATTTTTTTCACTGcagaagatgaaaaaaaaaagagatgaaaGGAATTTTTAAAATTCCTCACATTGTTTTTCTCGAGAAATATGCTAGGATAGGGAGCCTGGGTTTTCAAGGGGGGGGCGGGGATACCTGCAGGTCTAGGTAAACACCTCTAATTAGTGGTGTTTATCAAGACCTGGGAGAGAAAAGTATTCTTAACAATAGTTAGTTTCTCATTACTAGCGAGGAGGTCCGTCTTCCTGACACAGGTTCACAAGTTTGTAGTAACCCTGGCATTTCTGATAAGAGCAGTTCTCACCCATCGTCGTACGCGCTTCTGCTACCTCTCTTCACCAGTATGAGAAACGTGGAAAGATACGCAAAGAGGACTCGTAACTGGTCGAAAAGTATCCTTGATAAAAGTTGCTTGAAAGTCGTGCATTGCATATTGTGTAAGAATGAAGAATAAGAAGACACGCTTAGGGAGCAGCAGTCGTCAGACTGACGGCTTCTTGAAAAAGATGCATCACGTTTTAAACAAATTCTTTTGCTGACAAAGTTACGCGCTGTGTGACTTTACGTGAGATGAATTCGGTTCGGGCCAGTAAGCAATGCTGGTCGTGTAAATTCTAGTAAGGCGTCGGTCAGATCATCCTAATAAAACGAGTCAGATAGACTTGGTAGTGACGACCCTCCAAGCGGCTAAACAGCTACTGATGTTAAGTAAGAAAATGAAACTAAGTTTTTACCTGAAAAATGTAGGAAGGAATCTCTGATAAATCTGAATTAACCAGGAAGAATTTCTAAGAtaaagtgagtgagagagagagagagagagagagagagagagagagagagagagagcgggagggagggagggagggagggaggggggggagtcaggcaggcaggccatTTGTGAAGTGGGGACAAGCCTGGGCCATAAATTTTATCACCTTTCAAACAACCCAGCTTGTGGTGGCGCCTACGCATGAATGAACGAGGCACTGCATGTTTCTTAATAGACAGTGGGAAAATGGCAAGAGGGATCTGGTTATTTGTTATGGGTTTTAAAGCTACGTCTAATGTGAGGGAAACCGTGAGATCTTTTATAAAaacaaaatattaaaaattacGATTTGACAAAGTGAGTCTTGCATGAAGAATATAAATATTGTGTTGAGTTGCGAGTATATTAGCGTGTGAAAAAATGGTTAAGATGATCACTCCCGCTTTCTATATTAGAAAGAATGTATTTGTGTTTCTACAGGATAAAAAATACAGAACACAACTCTTTCCAGGCTTATAAATTTTCTGACTTACAAATTTTCTGACTTTGTCGCCTGCTCTTCATCCGAATTGTATTACGAATTTTGCGCAATTTGCTTAAATTTGGCTTGACAATGATCCAGGACTGACTGAAACATGGTCTAAAATTTCCTCTACAAAAGGTTAGTTATTTGTGAATTAAATATCACACTAGAATGACGATAGGGCATTAACTTCCCTTGTGGCTGCTGCCTACCAATTTATAATATATTAAATGAAAGTTACTACTCATACCGCTAAATGCTTATAGCtataaccatattttttaaaggggtggagaggtaagccagtggaaggccttggtcagatgaccagaagctccaacggCGGTCATCTAAGACCCACGACAGgaaaaacttgtcctgtttcctgacaaaccttacctagcctagccAGCACAGTGCATTTTCAACTGCGTCATCAAAGAGGAAATGCTCTGTATTGGAGTTACTGCCTTTTGTGTCTGTGTAGCCAAAACTGTTAAAGAAAGTTCTGACAATGTAACAGTGTGTTCATTTTTGAAGCAGTTAGCCTTCTTGTACCATTATTTTGAAATGTATCGCTCTGGAGTGACGTTCTCCACTGCCTTTGACGGTTCCTTTGAAATCTTCACATCAAAGACTTTGCATTTTCAAAGCAACGCGATAAAATTTAGATGAATTGCAGTTTCATCTCTCAACTCTGTGATTGTCTTGGGAAAGTTTTCTTCGGCTGGCCTTAGGATTCAATTGTCTGAAAAGGAGGAActaatgatggtaatgctggtttACATGCAGTTCTGAAAAATGCTGGAAAAAATGTGAAATCTCATCTTGTGTTGCATCTGGAACGTATGTATAACTGTttctcctactcatttctgcataAAGACTCGACACAAAATAAATACctgaaaacagaaaaaaaaatcatgaacgTGATATAAATGATAATTAAATTACATGCTTTATATATCTTCATTTTTATTTTCGTGTGGGAATATCTTCATATCTTTTGAAATATAACTTTAAAAGTCAGTTGATGTAATAATCACACAGAATATTCTCAACGTCGTACTTGTTTTAAGCAGTCTGATAGACTGTTAAATTGGCTAACATTCTGATAAACATGTACTGAACACGCAACTTTAGTCATGACACGGGTTTATGTGGAACTTGAGGAGACGGCGTTCTACAACGCCTGCTGGAAATTGACGAATGCTCTGGTTCTGACATCTGATTAGTACTCTTCTGTCTCCTCGTTGCTGCACCACTGACATCACAATAAAATCCGTCTCACTTAACTATCTGACGTACATTGTGTAGAAAACgcttacaacaacaacaaaaataataacaTGTTTTTTATGGGTGTGAGAGGTAACAAACTTACAGTGAGAAGTCTGAAGATGTGCTTGAGAataatgtggtgtgaatattatacaaaGAATTCTTAGCTTAGAAATTCTTAGCGGTTTAGGGCTACGACAGGTATGATtcagaggaagggggagggattATTCAAGCGTTTTGGGCATTTAGAGGATGAAGCATCATAGCTGAAAAGGTGTATAAATTTGGGGTGGAAGGAATGGGAAGTAGGGATTGTTTTagtaagggttggagggagggtgtgaaggatGTTTTATGAGGTAAGGACCTTAGCCTCCAGCAGATGTGTGAGAGCGTTTTAGAGCAGTGACAACGGGTATTTGATGAGTTGTTGGAGTGTAAGTAAAGTAATGTATGTGGAGATTCTGGTACATAAGCTAGCCGGACTtaggttctggaggtgggaagtacagtgccttcattcTGAAGGAAGGATAAGGGACATTTGTGCTCGGAGGGTCATTTAAACTGCGATGTCTGTAACCTTCTGACAAGACAATCATTAAatgaatgaatgatagtgaatttTTCCTCTCGTAGTTCACTCTGCAATTAAAAATACGAATGAAGACAAAAAATAATAAGGACTAAGAATTCTCTCCCCATCTCACCTTTTTTAAAACAAGAAAATTCCTCTTTAGTGCTCCCTCGTTTCACCTCTATGGAGTCCCTCTCGCTCGTCTTCTCTAAATATGGGGCTGTGGCTCCACTTTCCTTTCACACTGGAGAAGATGAAGGCTTAACCCCCCTCCTGTTTCCTTTACACTTTCCCCTCTCCATCAACTTTCCTCTTCATCAACTTTCCTTTCCCCTCCATCAGCCATGATCATCAAAAgcctttgaagctgccgtagccaCTGAACCCGTGGAGGAATGCTTAACCATCTCCCTATCGTCTTATTgcagcctcccagctcaggctgacagatgtcATCATTTCATCTGTGTGACTCATTTACCTGTCGTCTATCCCTGGTCGACTGCGGGACGATGGGAAGGATAGTGGGGGAAGGTCATCGCCTCAACGgcccgatcccagaccaggcctggtGAATCGTAGCCTAATCTATCCATCTGTTGGTGCTAGCAACACGCATTCCATTGCAGGcaccacaaaccataccacgggcgggatttgaacccgcctGGCTATTAAGTAAGCGACTTGTTCACACATTGTAATTATCATATTAAGTAAGAGGCATAATGCGGATGCATACAATTTTAATAATATGCAGGAGAGAGAATAATGTTGGGAATGGGCATCTTATCGTGGAATTAACAATAGTGGTAAAGAATTAGAAGAAACATaaaaggaagatgaaggagacagaaaaacgggaagagggagggagacggGCAGAATGGGGCTGTATGTTTAAAGAGTGCTTGCTACGAGTAGcaagcactctctctctctctctctctctctctctctctatctctctctctctctctctctctctctctcaattgctctcatttatatatattttttttttttttttggggggggggggctgaaaTTCCAGTTTGTTACACTGCAAATTACCTAACCTCGTTTGGTATGCATGTAAATCAAGGACTGATTAGCCACTAATGTCATGAGAAGAATCGTCCGGTCTGTCTGTCAAAGGGAGAGAGAGTAGCTTGATACACGGAGCTGCTGATTCACTGGCAACACGCCCATCATCACGCCCATCCCACCCGACACGCCCATCATCACACCCATCGACACACCCATCATCACGCCCATCATCACGCCCATCATCACGCCCATCATGCCCATCATCCCCATCATCACGCCCATCATCACGCCCATCACGCCCATCACGCCCATCACGCCCATCACGCCCATCACGCCCATCATCACGCCCATCATCACGCCCATCATCACGCCCATCATCACGCCCATCAACACGCCCATCAACACGCCCATCAACGCGCCCATCAACACGCCTATCGACACACCCATCATCACGCCCATCATCACGCCCATCAACAAGCCCATCAACAAGCCCATCAACACGCCCATCAACACGCCCATCAACACGCCCATCAACACGCCCATCAACACGCCCATCAACACGCCCATCAACACACCGAAAAACCGTCAGCATGTTcagttgtattttttttttatttggcgcTTCAGTGCCTCCACTGACTCGTTTTTGTGATTTTCATTTTTGTGAATTAGAACAATAGTCTTAGTTTGCTCTGATTGTTTGTAGCACTTTGCTTGGCACTCGGACAAGTTTGTAGCACTTTGCTTGGCACTCGGACAAGTTTGTAGCACTTTGCTTGGCACTCGGACAAGTTTGTAGCACTTTGCTTGGCACTCGGACAAGTTTGTAGCACTTTGCTTGGCACTCGGACAAGTTTGTAGCACTTTGCTTGGCACTCGGACAAGTTTGTAGCACTTTGCTTGGCACTCGGACAAGTTTGTAGCACTTTGCTTGGCACTCGGACAAGTTTGTAGCACTTTGCTTGGCACTCGGACAAGTTTGTAGCACTTTGCTTGGCACTCGGACAAGTTTGTAGCACTTTGCTTGGCACTCGGACAAGTTTGTAGCACTTTGCTTGGCACTCGGACAAGTTTGTAGCACTTTGCTTGGCACTCGGACAAGTTTGTAGCACTTTGCTTGGCACTCGGACAAGTTTGTAGCACCTTCCTTGGCACTCCGGCAAGTTTGTAGCACTTTCCTTGGCACTCCGACAAGTTTGTAGCACTTTGCTTGGCACTCCGACAAGTCTGTAGAACTTTCCTTGGCACTCCGATAAGTCTGTAGCACTTTTAGCATCCAGATCCTACAGTTTAAGAATACATACAACCCGCTCTTAGTGTGTGTGATCTTTGACAAGCATGATTTTCCATGGGTAAACCCATGTTCCACTAAGTTAGCATACGGAACCTGAGTAAACAGGATCTGTTTCAGTGATGAATGTGAGAAAACGGGACCTTGCTCGTAGGGGTAGTGTTTCTCCAAGGTTTTTGTTCGTCCAGGGTAGTGTTCGTCCAGGGTAGTGTTCGTCCAGGGTAGTGTTCGTCCAGGGTAGTGTTCGTCCAGGGTAGTGTTTCTCCAAGGTTTTTGTTCCTGATGAATCCCTATTAAACAGGATCCGATTGCCTCGCGTATAACAATGAGATCTTTGGCAGTTACTGATTCTTCTTCAGAATATTAGCAactgttattatttattattattattattattattattattattattattattattattattattattgggaacaGCAGAATTTTTAAGGATCATGCAACGCTTTGGAAATAACAATAAATAGGTTTGATGCGAGGAATACTAAGGCATCTACAGTTTCTTGGAACAAGGAACCTTTAGCAGCATCGAGGCATCCTCTTACTCCCCACATCGTTCGTCACTGGAAGACACGCAGGTTAGGTTATATTCATTACCCTGCATGCTTCCGATCTCTCCGGAAAGGAAATaagagagatggagagaagaGTTCCCTTTCCCTCAGTCAGAGATATAAAAGCTCTTTCATCAGGGGTGAAACACCCGCTACGAGTCTCTCTATTGTGCTATTCGGGGGAAATGCTTTCGTCTATTTTTTTCAAGTGGATTCGAACGTAAATGGGAACGTAATTTCAGTGCCGTCCTCTTCAGTGGCTTCGTGGATATGCATATAAAGGGGAAGTATATTTTTCCCTAACGTGTAGGGTGAGGCACAGGATATTGCACCGAGAGTCATGCATTCACTTGGATGGGTCTCAGATTATCTGTTCTTTCAAGAAGAAAAATGGAATTTCTGCTGACTTCGGAGTTTGTTAACTCGTTACTCCACTCATTGCATTAAACCACAAGCTAATCAGCTCGCTTCTTCACTCAGCGTATTAaaccacaatacacaaatatcccgcacatagacAAAATTGTGACGACGTTTTCGTACGcgttagaccattaactagtcacagagaAGTTCGAAGGGAAGGGAGCCTGAATGTATACGGGAGGAAGGCGGGGAACGGTAGTGGCAGAAAGGTTGATCTGAGAAGGGAGAACGAAATTCTTAGTTAAATCACGAGTATTTTACCAATATTTATTTACTAACCCTCAAAGTGGGTCAGAGGTATCaaggtgctgctgatgctgctgatgctgatgctgatgctgctgctgctgctgctattgctgctattgctgctgctattgctgctattgctgctgctattgctgctgctattgctgctgctattgctgctgctattgctgctgcttttgctgctgctattattactattattactattactattaatattactactattactactgttaatattactattactactgttaatattactattactactgttaatattactattactactgttaatattactattactactattaatattactattactactattactattactactattaatattactattactactattactactactactattactactactactactactattactattactattactactattactatttctactattactattactactattactactgttaatattactattactattactactgttaatattactactattactattaata contains these protein-coding regions:
- the LOC138854011 gene encoding uncharacterized protein, which gives rise to MEKITNTMLSNASGKDKARLLAVKAPHSGDFLLAVPNSSLGTRLDPQAIRIVVALRLAAPILTEHRCICGRVTAHQFRLHGLVCHTAEGKYARHEEVNDIIKRSLATARCPAQREPQVQRSDGSQKRPDAATMLPWKDGKQIAWDYTCAATLVDTYLPYSIVEGGGAASHRETQKIRKYEDLPPCYNFIPIGSETLGAWGKCALKFLKELGEKLIIETKDHRATSFLFQRLSVAIQRGNACSILGMRPTAGELDEVYLRQGDS